The DNA segment GATTCAATGCAACAGAAACTGCTTTATAGTGGCTGGATCACAGTAGGGACTTAACACAGTTGAGGTTTCAAACCATGTTTGGGGCTGGCCCCTCAAAACAGAGATCATTAGTAAGAGTAGTCTTTTACTGTCAGCTCAGGCTGCGTCGCTCTTCTTTGTCAGCAACTATCAAGGTTGCTTGTATTTCAACAGGACTGTACAGAGTATCTGACTCGATTACTATTAAATGAAGATGACACTTGATGCATTCAGGCTTTCTAATGAATATCTTGGTATTATGAGATTTGACtgtgtaagatttttttttgtttgtttcttgttaACGAACTGGAAGAGTTGGTTTGCTTGTGATCAATCAGATAAGCTGAAATAACAGACTTCAACATGAATAATAGATTTATCCTGTCTCAAACAGAGATCAATGACTATAGATATCACATGGAACCAATCAATACcttgtatttatgtatgctCATACATATGTATTAAACAGTGGAATCTTAAGGTGTCTGTGTATGGGTTGAATACAATGCAGTGGGATAAGGTTTTTAATAAACTTTACTGGGAATCAACAAAGACTATAAAACATGTTGATTTAGTAAACAAAAAGTatcatcattttcaaatttcaaTCCCAGCACCCTTATTTCCAGTAACAATCAAGGTTAGCTGTGTTTAAAATAAGTGCACTTCTTCTGTAAAAAGAACAGTAAGGAAAACCGAACTGTACCGGTGTGCACATGTGAATGCAGCACTTCCATTTCCTTTTGGCACAAAAACACGATCATGTGTATGATGAGGCAACTCCCATGAAATTTAAAAGCAGTTCTTTGAGGTCACCACTTCAGTCTAAATTTAGTGTAAATGGTTGTCACATAACATCTTTACCCAGCCACACTCTCAAATACACAGTGATACAGCTGGCCTCAGCACTCCTCATTCTTGGTAGTCAGTGTTGTATGGGAAGTAATAGAGGTCGTGTTTGACAGCCATGAGCAGCCCGGGGAGGCCCCTGCTGCCACCCAGGTTAGATGAAAACACAACACTTGGGATCAAGTCGTTTGCGGCCGGGTGGGGTGATGGGATGGTTCTCAATAGATGACCGTCCTTAAGGCTCCATAACCTTGTGTAGCAATCCTGACCCACTGTAGAAAGGATGGTAAACATTGAAACTGCACGCAAAAAAGGTTTATACCagtgtagggctgccacgattagtcgactagtcacgattacgtcgactatcaaaatcgtcgacgactgatttaatagtcgacgcgtcgtttgaagctttgtaagatcacaaaagacgcaggaataagtagcaggatttaagagtgtaataacggactgaaacagaagatggcagcactgcatgtacaaggatgtcagctgccgttaaaccccgaagaagaagtagctctgtcccagaattcatagcgcagcccagctcagtttccaacaatggcggtagctacTTAGTTTTACTATTACTCTTGTTATTCTTtatgggtcacaaaataaacatttaacatattttcaggcgagaatgtagctgtgtaaacctcaaatatctgctcagtttatcaagacaccgcatattttcaaaagcgctccgacgttttcggagacgtctgttacccactagctcgatagctagccgggggctaggctaactagagccgtgagaacaccggactcccggcaaatcgttttcaaacccaccgccgtctttcgctactcaggttaaacatgatatataagtcacttagataacttacaaatgttattgtttggctttttttgtattttatttgttcctgagtaaatcggtttggctgagattaaagttatagtttttacacagctgaataaagtcaagcagacaactgattatcagaagtgtgagatgctcgagaatatactccagtgtcctgttatattttagatagcaaggagtttattaaacttcactgaaacaatctgcaaatttcattcaaatttaataaactatcatcttgtttttctttatttttagttagcacagaccttaaacacttaaagctgtaaggtaatgatagttatataagagcagatgctgctggtgcaataagctgtagttttatgtccaatggatgatgatctgattagtcgactaatcgcaaaaataatcggtgactagtcaactatcaaaataatcgtttgtggcagccctatacCAGTGAGAGTATTGAGTGTTGAGAGTGTTTTATCCTCTCCTACCTGCTAGCAAAAGCCCTTCACACTCATTGACATGGATGGGAAGGTAGGCATGCTCGTTATGATGACCTTTGTACTCCTGCACTGGCTTTGTGCCTCGCACATCCCACAGCTTAATCTGCAAAGAaattagaaaacacacaaaggcTCAACAGAACTATCCTTGAATTATTACCTTTTTCAAATTATTCCTTTCTGATATTTTCTACCACAGTTTGTCAGTATGGCCTGATGGTTCTGTGTTTACCAAGTCTTTCCGCATGAGGCTAAAACATAAGTAAAATACCTGTAATTAAGAACCTGAAAGTATTatctgctgtaaaaaaaaaaaaaagaaaattaaagagtCAAGTCAAGAACCTGACCTGGCCCAGCATGTCAGCAGCCAGCAGGTAGTTCTCATCCTGCAGGACGCGTACAGAGGTGATGGCTGACTCTTGATGGAAGCGACTGGCCTTCCAGCTGTGATCTCTGCGGCCGCGCTGTCGGAGGTCGATGCTGAAGATCTCCCCCGATCTGCAACCGTTAAACAGGACAGGAACCTGTGGACGGAAAGGTGTTCTTTAGCATGGTGTTCTTACAGAGTGCTTCAACAACTTTAAAGTTACAAATGCCTCACCCTAAGGGCAAACTGCTGAGCCAGGACATCACTGCCGACGCTGTACGTCTGTGTTCTGCCCGTCTCTGCATCCTTCACAATCACTCTACGAGACAGGCCtgtcaacacacacataaacatgatTATTTTAGATGTGTAATTTTCTCCTTTCTATAACGACAAAAATGTTTAGCTGCACTACTAACCAGTGCTGAACGTCTTGTCAAACTGGGGGTTGAGGCACCAAGCACAAGACCAGGCTGAGGATATCTTAAAGCTGCACAGCATCCCAGGCTGATCTGAAGGAGTACAAGAAGTAAGAGGAGAAGGGTGTTGAGGGTAATGGGGAGGtacacaacaacagcaaaactgctttcaaaacatatttcaaaataaaagtcttctAGAATAATAATTCCaagactgaagaagcttctttgAATAGTATGTTTTACCATACTGCTACCTGGGTCCTTCACAAATGAACTACAGAAGGGCAATGTGACTGCTGCATATTGCGCAAGAACCCTGACAAACCTGGGTTGGAGTTGCTGAAGAGGGAAGCAGGAAGTAAACTCACGCAGCCAGGGGTGTCTGCTACTCCCACCAGACACAGCCTGATAGTTACTTCAGTCAAGGACATACAAGTTTCACCAAAACAGTGAAGAGATGACACGCTGTGACACAGGTGTGCACTTTATAGAGCTAAAATGTTACCATTTTGATGATAGTCACCAAGTGTATTCTTTTAGAAACAACAGCAGTATGAATCCACAAATAATGCAAATGAAAAGGACAACTTATAAGTGATCTTTGTTGCCAGGTTAAGCCCTTTATTTGAAGGTTAAGTGAACTAGAGTTAGAGCTCTAATTAAACTGTGGAAGGATACAACACATGAGAATCGGGGTAATTTACCGAAGCCCAGCAGATGGAATTGACCTGAAACATGTTAACCAGATCAGAGtgattaatattatttaaacaGACAAAGTGTTTGTAGACACATCATAAAAACAGGCTCCAAGATTAATGTGagttaattaatttttatttcctGCAGTGTACTAAATAGAAACtacaaaaatgcaaacatattCTTTGTATTCAGGGAGGGTCTTTTATCTCCAAAGAAATGCTCCTACCTTCCGATTAGTGAAGTAGAGGTTATCACACATTTCCACAGACAGAGACcccttgctgctgctgctgaagttcATGATGCCATACTTGCAGCCGCCATGAGAGACATCGTTGACTGTGAACACTCGCTCACACGCCGAATCCCCCTGAAAAAGAAATggcaacaaagaaacaaagcataTGCACATCATCAAGTACAGATAGAGGCCATATTTAAAGGTAACCTACTGTGTTCATTTCCagcaattaagaaaaaaaaaaggactctaACGTCAATGTTTAACATTCAAAAcaatcttttttgttgttgttgtttttttttttttttttttttttttttaaatcatacacAGGGCCTTGGTGGACCCAAATCATCCTCTGGATGAAGCAAACTGTTCTtactccctctccctcccttgAAACCAACTATAACAAACATTTATTCTATTGAAACATGTGTTttgcactgtgtttgtgtgtgttctcacCACTATGAGTCTGAAGTTGTCGGTGTTTGAGATGCTGTTGTCTGTGCTCTGGATCTCTAGTTTGTGGCGTCTCATTTCACTGACCTTCACCTCATGGACGAGCCTGGAGACAaacagtaaatggcctgtatttgtatagcgctttacttagtccctaaggaccccaaagcgctctacactacattcagtcattctcccattcacacacacaacagtaaCCATAGTAACAGACTAGCACTGTCTGCAGACAATCTACTAACCCAGGATAATTGATACACTTTTCTCTTAGCTTTCTGACAGTGTCTCTGTagtaatttatgtatttatttagacagtttgCCTGTAGGATAAAAAGAACTAGAAACTTCCTCATATGCATTtcattactttttgtttttccatttattcATATCATTCCCAGTGATGCAGAGTATTTTCTTTGACTGCATTTATGCATGTTTCTCCATCTTTTTATTACCATTTAAAATAACTTGTCTAAATATATTAGCATCATTATTAGTGGCCAGCAAAGCTCAGAAGAAAAGTCACTCTACACATGCAGAACTGATTAGCGttaaagtttctctttgtttcccaTAATCCGTTACAGCTGTGGCTAGGACACGGGAAAAACAGTGTTATGTTGAGTTTTGCGTGCCTGCAGGGCTGTGACACAGTACCTGCAATAGG comes from the Astatotilapia calliptera chromosome 15, fAstCal1.2, whole genome shotgun sequence genome and includes:
- the wdr21 gene encoding WD repeat domain 21; translation: MRKWNWREGQRPHTRQGAGQRRGWHRGNRQQWYERDDAGPSHRPSQKHHANQPASHSSSSLPSSSSSNASSAAPELPGFYFDPEKNRYFRLLPGHNNCNPLTREQLQQKEREKERNKMLAEDENTRKKAPRRGLNTSLLLQKRHLGVLPEHSYCRLVHEVKVSEMRRHKLEIQSTDNSISNTDNFRLIVGDSACERVFTVNDVSHGGCKYGIMNFSSSSKGSLSVEMCDNLYFTNRKVNSICWASVNYPDSHVLLCLVGVADTPGCVSLLPASLFSNSNPDQPGMLCSFKISSAWSCAWCLNPQFDKTFSTGLSRRVIVKDAETGRTQTYSVGSDVLAQQFALRVPVLFNGCRSGEIFSIDLRQRGRRDHSWKASRFHQESAITSVRVLQDENYLLAADMLGQIKLWDVRGTKPVQEYKGHHNEHAYLPIHVNECEGLLLAVGQDCYTRLWSLKDGHLLRTIPSPHPAANDLIPSVVFSSNLGGSRGLPGLLMAVKHDLYYFPYNTDYQE